GAGAAGCTGAGTAGGCCGTGCATATATGATCTGTCAACAGTATATAGGCCGGACACCAGAACCTACCTTGTCGCATGTCCCAAAACCATTAGTTTACATCGAATGACCTGACACGGGAATGATACTAACAAACTCGTCCTCTGATGTCGACGAAATTTTACCTTATGGCATAATCATGACCGTATAACTGTACTGCAAAATCACTCTCTATATCAGAAACCACAATCCCGGTGCATGATAGCCGTCCAACACAGCCAACTTCTAATACTACAGTCTATAGTACTGAGATAAACTCATCATCCACCCAACAACCTTGCAGAAGTTATAGCATCGCTTTCTTATCCATCCCCTTATAGCTGAACCCGAACAACCTGCCCACCATACACAGATCCATCTACGGTGCCCCCTCGAGTTGTGGCATAGAGAGTCTTTCCATCCTGTGTGATTGCCAGCGATGTCGTTCCTACCAGCGTCgtaccatcatctcctcctccaacaatAATCTTTTGCTCTCCATCGAGTGAAACCTGGGCAATGGCATTATCCGGCTGCGCAAGGTACGCCACATTAAGATCTTCCAGAACCACGAAATCGTCCCAATTATATGATTCCGCATCATTGAGCGCCACAATCACCTCGATGTCGCCAGTCTTTTGTCCAAACCCGTCAATGGGTACCCGCGCAAAGATCTCCCTTGCGGTATTAGTAAAGTACATATAATCGCCGGCAATCTTCAGCCCGTTCACACCAATCGGGGTGGATGCATTGGTAGGTGCGGTGAGCAAGGGGTCTTTGAAGGCAATCCCTACGTTCCCTGTGTCTGTGTCGATACGGAAAACAGCCCCGAGCCGTGCGTCCCCAGCCAGGACCACGTGCGGATGTGCAGGTAAGGCCGCCATACCATTCAGCATAATGGCATTCGGAATCTGAGAAACCACTTCAACAGTTGGGTTCGTGGGGTTGGCGTTGAAATCCACGGTGTATATGGTTTCATTGGTGTAGCTGTAGTTACCCCGAATGCCACCTATGACGGCAAACTTGTCGGTGTCGATCGCTGCAATACCGCAGAGGGCGGTCGCGCCAGGAAGAGCTGCGACAAGTTCCGCTTCAGCATTGGGCACGGAGGGATCGAGGGTATAGAGACGACCTTGATCAAAGGTGGTAAGAAGAAGACTGCCATTTGGCCGGAGGGCGCTGTTCTCAATATCAACTGATGtagagaaatggaaaagcTCGGTTGAATCAAGGGCTACAGCCCAGTTTATAGCTATAGCAAGAAGGGCTAGAGTAGTTATAATGCGCATGGTTCTGCTGAGTAGGAATCAAGGACTGTTATCACAGTGTTGCTCATTTGAACATGCCCAACACTGCTCATGTTGGGATGGATTATATGGCCCTCTGCAGAAGATGAGCAATCTCGGAGATTAAAGCGGAGTCGGCTTCAGGAACCTATTCTGGTAACGATCTCTCGGAAGAACGCACGGTCGATCTTGGCATGATTGAGATTAACTGTTGAATGAATCTCCACAATTCCTCATACTACTTTGAACCCCGGGCAGCACTCGACGTATTGACCCTGCGTTGAGTAGTAATGAGATGCCGATCCGCCCATGACACGGATTAGATAGATGATCATCGCCAGCGATTGCAGGTATATACAAAGGGAGTTGAGCTACTAATAATGATGAACTCGGTATTAGTTGTGAGCTGATCGGTAaccgatatatatatccacgATGATGGCATTTACTCGATATAAATACCGAATACTACATTAGGATGATGTCACcagaaaagagagatgaAAAAAACGATCAAGGGCAGAGCCAATGGAAAAAGGAACGGAACTCCTACTTCCAGAAGCCAACAAATACTCTTCTACAGTTGAATAGCTATGCCTTGTCATGGTAAGGGCTTCTTTGTTATTGTGAAGGCGAGAATCTCGGGAATCGTTAGATCGATCATTGCCGGGGCAACCAGACTAGGCTATCAGCCTGAGGCAACAGTCACATGATCATGAGGGTGATCGCCCAATCCGGAAGGTGCTCTCAGCCAATGACCTGTGCACTTCTTCTGGACTTCACGTCTTATTTGCTTACACAATCCTTACCCAGAGCCTTGCTTAGAGACACCCTTAACGGACCAGATCGAGATGCTTTACAATCAAGCTCCACCACGCCCATGGAGATATTATAGCCCTGAAAATCAGTCACAATAGCAATCCACTATATAGGCATCGAAATTCTGGGCGCCTCTAACGCTGTGACCCTGCGTGGACTACAGATTGCAGTGCGCAGGACCTCTTGTTATCTATGAAACCATTGAAGGGCAAACCtattgaagaaagagacgCCTCCATGACATGGCAGATGCCATGAGCAGAAATAAAATAGCTGATGCGCGCATGCATCTGCATGATGTCAGGGTTGCCTAGCTTTAGGATGCTTCGTCCCAGGACATTGTCCAGCATCTCGAAACCTCGTATGTACCTCAAATATTGAACTACCGAGTGAATGCGTATTTGAGGAAGCCCACCGCGGCTATATGACAGATATGAGCAACAAGCGCGGTGTTCGGAAACTGATTGCCACCAGTAGGGTCGGcatcatctttttcttcgtgcTGTGTCGTCGGTACTGGGGTGGGCTAACTTGTGTTGCGACAACACTGAAGTGTCACAGGATACCACTGAACTAGCAATCACAAAATGCCAGATAGTATTTCGCAGTTCTGCTCCTTGCATTTTTGTATAGCGATCGCGCGAGCGCGCATTAAGGATATCGCCTCTGTCGACCTCGCTGGCCAGGTGTGCAATCATAAGCAACCCTGGTGTGTGTTAGGCGTCGCAGTCCAAGTTGAACCAAAGCCGAAGAACCTGGGGAAAAAGGCACCGTATTCCATTCAAGTTCCCCGAATAGAACAAGGGACCAAAAAATTCAGAGAGTCCAGATAatgaacaaaggaaaagatatgGAGAAACCACCCATGGtggaagccatggcgtcTCGGTCGCTGCGCCCcatttttgtttgtttgaggGTTGTTTGTATTTTTCTATCCTTCGCCAGGCGGCTGTAGGGACCGGGGGAAGACTTTTCCCCGCCTTATCCTGACTGGTTCACACTGCCATAAGACGGAGCGAGGTGAGGGATTTGGGAGAAGCCTGATAACGGCGCAAAGGATTCGCAGCAAAACTACATGCCTTGGCTAGTTGTATTAATACCCACCGCACAGCTATTTCGTTTGGATAAAGTCCGAACTGGCTAAGACGATTAAGGATACTGAtcggcaaaagcaaaaattgGGTAAACACGGCGTGAGCCTAGGTGAAACACCAGCAGGCTGACAGATGAAATTCAACAAGGGTAGCATTGACGCACCCACTCGTATCTGACAAGGCGCCCTGTTCGGATCCATGGATGAGCCTTATGAAGGCTGGCTTCGGCAAGGACTGACTTGTCCTGCATCGTTCTTCCCATGGGAAATAGTATTCTACGgacaaaaacaagaaagagaaggaaaagattgTCTGAAAGCGTGCCCCGTTAGTCAAAAAGAACTTGGAGAAAAGCACCGTATCCTTAGCGCAAATTGGATATTTCTGGTAGGTTCCAAGACTATCTGGCACTGGCGAGTTCGCGTGGCATTTGAGTTGGCGAATCCCAGCGCAGGAAGGTTGCCAAGCAGCTAATCAAAGTTGCTGAGGCCATCCCGAAGACACCAGTAAAGAACAAAGCCGCGTTAGTGGCTGCGCTAGTCGCCCGCATCTGGGAAATGCCCGGGGAGTCTCATTTGTGATTAGTGGAAGGACCGTCTCTCACCTTAGGTCAATAGAGGCATGGTCTGACTCGGGATCTGACCTTTCATAGGTTCCCCAGCAGCCACATTGACCACAAAGGTTGCATCCGGGACGGCTGGTGGCGGCCGGCTGTCGGATTTGGTGCTGCCGCTCGTATCACGATTCCTGTGAGAATGGTAAGGTAGGTTTTGGACTGGTCTAACCATGTATCAACACCGAAGGAACCATTTGGGCTTCTGGGAGGCGCTATTGACTACCAAGATTGTGACAAGACGTTGCCAGGAAACCCCACAAGTCTTATGCGAGTCTTGATTCTAGGGCTGTGGAGTGATGAgtcgttcttttttctttcaacctTCCGCTTTGACCGCCTGCCCGGTGGGTCAATTTTGCAACCACGCGACCAGTCACCAGCCGCGGCTTACCCTAATTTGTTGTCGGCCTGACGCTGAATGACCCGCCGAGCCACTACGCTAGGATCTCTCCCCACGGGGCGTTGGAAGTATCGCGCCATGACCGGTTGCAGGATTTAAAGATTTAAGGTCATCCCCACGGGGGCCCCTCAGAGGGAGCTCCATGACCGAGAAATAAAACCCCAGGAAGGAGTCCGGAGTGGAGACTCATCGCGTCCAATCTCTCCCAAGCTCTACCCTGAACCCTTTCAACCACCATGGACGAAAAGACATCCCTCGGGGCGACTGCACACAATGAGACCCTGACTCAGGCGACAAAGTCAGGACTGGCGGACCCCGCTGACCGCCGCGAGTCCTTTGCTCTCAATCTCGTTGAGAATCCGCTGACGGTGAGCTTTCACAACTGAAGATGGTCGGGTCGACCTGGGATACTGACCTGGTTTGCTCTTACAGCGCAGCTCTCCAGAGCAGGCTGTTCTCGATGCCCGAGCTTTCGCCGAGTCGCACCAGATGGCGGAGCACGCAGATCTGTTTGGTCGCGCCGCTCTGGTCGCGCGGGACCCCCAACGCTTCGAGATGATTACTGAGCTCTCTGAGGATGAGCGCGCCGCCCTCATATATGAGCGCGATCACAAATGGCACGGCCCCTTCATGCTCTGGTACTCGATCGCTTTGTGCGCCGTCGGAGCCGCTACCCAGGGATGGGATCAGACGGGATCGAACGGTGCCAACCTGTCCTTCCCGCAGGAATTTGGCCTGGTTGGAACAGCGAGAGCTGAATGGATCGTGGGAGTTATCAATGCGATCATCTTTTTGACTGCTGGTCTTATGTGAGTATGATGGGAATCTTGATATATGGGTTCCCATACTGACGATTGACCTGCGACACAGTGGTGCCTTTATCGTCGATCCACTGAACCACTACTTAGGCCGACGAGGAGAGATTTTTGTCACGGCTTGCTGTCTCACGGCCACCCCAATTGGCTCGGCCTTTGCCAAATCATGGCAGGGACTTTTCGCCGCGCGATTTGTCATGGGTATTGGCATCGGTGCAAAGAATGCTACGGTACCTATCTACTCCGCCGAGATGGCCCCGGCTCGAATTCGAGGTGCTCTGGTCATGTTCTGGCAACTGTGGGTGGTAGCAGGTGAGTGATCTTCGGCTGGCTCTCTCGAGACATGGCTAACGGTCGCTGCAGGTATtttcttgggcttctgcGCCAATGTGATTGTGAAAGACACGGGAGATATCTCTTGGCGTCTCCAACTAGGTTCGGCCTTTATCCCATCTTTCATTCTCGGCGCGGGTATCTATTTCTGTCCCGAGTCCCCACGTTGGCTCATGAAGCATGGGAAGTATGCGTCGGGATTCAAATCCATGCTGCGCTTGCGAGCTCATCCTATCATCGCCGCAAGGGACTTCTATTATTCGTGGATTATCTACGAAGAGGAGCTCAAGGAAGCCCGCGGCGCTGGCTACTTCGCGCGTATGTGGGACTGTTTCGCTGTGCCGAGGATTAGGCGCGCTAACTACGGTGCCTCAACCGTCATGCTTGCCCAGCAAATGTGCGGCATTAACAGTAAGTCACCGTTCGTGGTTGGTCTATGATTCCCCCTAACCCCCTGCAGTCATCTCTTTCTACAGCTCAACGATCTTCGAAGATGTCGGCTACACCTCCGAGCAGGCCTTGTATGCGTCTCTTGGCTATGGCGCTATTCAGGTCGTCTCCACTATCCCtactctcttcctcatcgacaccAAAGGGCGGCGAACCCTGACGTTGGCTGTAAGTAATCCCTACCCTGGTTGAAGAACCTAGCTGACTGTCCTATCTATGAAGACCTTCCCCTTGATGTGTATCTTCTTATTGGCCGGTGGGTTGTCGCTTCTGAAAGATGATGGTAGCAGAGGGGAACAAATCGGACCAGTTGTCCTGTATGTTTTCCCTCTATGTTTGCAGCTTTGAATCCTGGCTAATTACTCCTCAACTAGATTTGTTTACCTCTTCACGATCTGCTATTCGTTGGGTGAAGGACCCGTTGCTTTCCAGTACTCTGCCGAGGTGTTTCCCACCATTCAGCGAGAGCAAGGAATGGCTTGGGCTGTTTGCATCAACAACACCTTTGGTGAGTGTTTCCGGTCTTCATTGTAGAGGAATTCTCCTAACAAAGGCATGTGTAGCGGGTGTTCTCAGTCTCACCTTCCCTCGGATGAGGACCGTCATGACTCCAACCGGCGCTTGTAAGTGAACATTGCTGGACTCTACCGCGGCGCAATTCGCTGACTCCTAGCTCAAGTTGGTTTCTACGCCGGACTCAACCTTATCGCTTGGTTTATGATATTCTGCTTCGTCAGGGAGACCAAGCAGTTGACTCTTGAGGAGTTGGATCGTAAGTAGAATCTCGCCCCACACGTATCGCCTTCTCTCATATGTTTTGCAGAGGTGTTTTCGGTCCCAACGAAGGACTTCATCCACCACGAGTTGACCGTGTGGCTTCCTTATTTCATCAAGCGCCATATCTTCCGTCGAAATATCGAGAAGCCGCCACCAATCATCGCAGCAGCGGACGGACCTGTGGGCAGTCGCGCGGCCTAATGTTTTTGGACATGAGTTGAGTGGACAGTCATAATAAGTTGAATTGTGGAAGCTGGAGGATAGGACCGCAGTATTCAAAGATACTGAATCCTAACCGCCCCCAACAGAAGTGCAGGAATGCGACATACCAGAGAGGAAGTTGTTGATAATCAGAACTTAGATTAACCGCTCCATTATTACTATCACACCGCCAATCTTGTTTTCCATCTGCTATCGTATTGCTTCCTATTGGTAGACTGCCTATCATATACTACTCCTTCAATTTGCGAGGGTCATTACATCGTCAGTGCTAGCAAGAAACTCCATTTGACAACCCAGTTTTGCAAATGCGGAATATTTCCTAATTTTAGATAGATATTTTAAAATGGTTCGGGAAGTACGGCTGATCCGGGATATTCATATCAATAGTCAGGTATCACTTGGCCTTTGAACtagggaaaaagaaaatggatatTTCAGAAGAGGTTTCGCTTGCAAGCATTGCGTACTGAATAGCGTTTCGTGATGGACCTACGTGTCCTGTTGATTAACGCAATAATAACCAATAAGATGAGGAAGTAAAC
The sequence above is a segment of the Aspergillus oryzae RIB40 DNA, chromosome 3 genome. Coding sequences within it:
- a CDS encoding uncharacterized protein (predicted protein), translated to MLDNVLGRSILKLGNPDIMQMHARISYFISAHGICHIPNAIMLNGMAALPAHPHVVLAGDARLGAVFRIDTDTGNVGIAFKDPLLTAPTNASTPIGVNGLKIAGDYMYFTNTAREIFARVPIDGFGQKTGDIEVIVALNDAESYNWDDFVVLEDLNVAYLAQPDNAIAQVSLDGEQKIIVGGGDDGTTLVGTTSLAITQDGKTLYATTRGGTVDGSVYGGQVVRVQL
- a CDS encoding uncharacterized protein (predicted transporter (major facilitator superfamily)) codes for the protein MDEKTSLGATAHNETLTQATKSGLADPADRRESFALNLVENPLTRSSPEQAVLDARAFAESHQMAEHADLFGRAALVARDPQRFEMITELSEDERAALIYERDHKWHGPFMLWYSIALCAVGAATQGWDQTGSNGANLSFPQEFGLVGTARAEWIVGVINAIIFLTAGLIGAFIVDPLNHYLGRRGEIFVTACCLTATPIGSAFAKSWQGLFAARFVMGIGIGAKNATVPIYSAEMAPARIRGALVMFWQLWVVAGIFLGFCANVIVKDTGDISWRLQLGSAFIPSFILGAGIYFCPESPRWLMKHGKYASGFKSMLRLRAHPIIAARDFYYSWIIYEEELKEARGAGYFARMWDCFAVPRIRRANYGASTVMLAQQMCGINIISFYSSTIFEDVGYTSEQALYASLGYGAIQVVSTIPTLFLIDTKGRRTLTLATFPLMCIFLLAGGLSLLKDDGSRGEQIGPVVLFVYLFTICYSLGEGPVAFQYSAEVFPTIQREQGMAWAVCINNTFAGVLSLTFPRMRTVMTPTGAFGFYAGLNLIAWFMIFCFVRETKQLTLEELDQVFSVPTKDFIHHELTVWLPYFIKRHIFRRNIEKPPPIIAAADGPVGSRAA